In a genomic window of Drosophila albomicans strain 15112-1751.03 chromosome 4, ASM965048v2, whole genome shotgun sequence:
- the LOC117573142 gene encoding synaptotagmin-7 isoform X3, which yields MASLILIACLAILGLIIAIALFLAGGYLWWRHKRSQLQFIEPNEDEESSSYSLRATQDIVDSNNPPSKPPIPIVQTTTPLQNNINRKLNGFLNLRTPLIGGSSITTPAKALNTSTGPATNDGTSKDSANKSISMTDMYLDSTDPSENVGQIHFSLEYDFQNTTLILKVLQGKELPAKDLSGTSDPYARVTLLPDKKHRLETKIKRRTLNPRWNETFYFEGFPIQKLQSRVLHLHVFDYDRFSRDDSIGEVFLPLCQYFQSKELRP from the exons ATGGCGAGCTTAATACTAATAGCTTGCCTAGCTATACTGGGCCTAATTATCGCTATAGCCCTATTTTTAGCCGGCGGATACCTATGGTGGAGGCATAAAAGATCCCAGTTACAGTTTATAGAACCAAATGAAGATGAGGAATCCAGTAGTTATAGCTTGAG GGCAACACAAGATATTGTGGACTCTAACAATCCTCCTAGCAAGCCGCCAATCCCGATCGtacaaacaacaactccacttcaaaataacattaatCGAAAATTGAACGGCTTTTTAAATCTTAGAACACCTCTCATTGG ggGCAGCTCaataacaacaccagcaaAAGCATTAAACACAAGCACAGGACCAGCTACAAATGACGGTACATCAAAAGATTCTGCT AATAAAAGTATCTCTATGACCGATATGTACCTTGATAGCACAGACCCAAGTGAGAATGTTggacaaatacatttttcgtTGGAATAtgattttcaaaatacaaCCTTAATATTGAAGGTCTTGCAAGGAAAAGAACTTCCAGCAAAAGATTTAAGTGGTACCTCAGATCCATACGCACGAGTGACATTGCTCCCAGACAAAAAGCATCGTTtggaaacaaaaattaaacgaaGAACACTGAATCCTCGATGGAATGAAACTTTCTACTTTGAGGGCTTTCCAATACAAAAGCTTCAAAGTcgt gTACTTCATTTACATGTCTTCGATTATGATCGTTTTTCGAGGGACGATTCAATTGGGGAGGTATTTTTACCACTCTGCCAG TATTTTCAATCAAAAGAATTAAGACCCTAG